In a genomic window of Sinorhizobium meliloti:
- a CDS encoding L-fuconate dehydratase, whose product MTRITDLRVFDLRFPTSASLDGSDAMNPDPDYSAAYVILDTDRPGLAGHGLTFTIGRGNDICCMAIEAMRHLVVGQDFGDILKHPGHFWRHLTSDSQLRWIGPEKGAIHLATGAIVNAVWDLLAKDAGKPVWRLVADMSAEEIADIVDYRYLTDVLTRDEAVEILRRAEPGKAERVARLEKEGYPCYTTSAGWLGYDDEKLRRLAQEAVDAGFDHIKMKVGRDLDDDIRRLRIAREVIGPDRYLMIDANQVWEVGEAIEWVQKLAFAQPFFIEEPTSPDDVAGHRKIREAIGPVKVATGEMCQNRIMFKQFIAEGAIDIVQIDSCRMGGLNEVLAVLLIAAKYGLPVWPHAGGVGLCEYVQHLSMIDYVAVSGTKDGRVIEYVDHLHEHFLDPCVIRNAAYMPPERPGFSIEMKQQSIEDYTFNG is encoded by the coding sequence ATGACCCGCATCACCGACCTTCGCGTCTTCGACCTTCGTTTTCCGACCTCGGCGAGCCTCGATGGTTCGGACGCCATGAACCCGGATCCGGACTATTCGGCGGCTTACGTCATCCTCGACACGGATCGGCCGGGGCTGGCGGGTCACGGCCTCACCTTCACCATAGGGCGGGGCAACGACATATGCTGCATGGCGATCGAGGCCATGCGGCATCTCGTGGTCGGTCAGGACTTCGGCGACATTTTAAAACATCCAGGCCACTTCTGGCGGCACCTGACGAGCGACAGCCAGCTGCGCTGGATTGGCCCGGAAAAGGGCGCGATCCATCTTGCGACCGGCGCCATCGTCAACGCCGTCTGGGATCTCCTTGCAAAGGACGCCGGCAAACCGGTGTGGCGTCTCGTCGCCGACATGTCGGCGGAAGAGATCGCCGACATCGTCGATTACCGCTACTTGACGGATGTTCTCACCCGCGACGAGGCGGTCGAGATCCTGCGGCGGGCCGAGCCCGGCAAGGCCGAGCGGGTCGCAAGGCTCGAGAAGGAGGGTTACCCCTGCTACACCACGTCTGCAGGCTGGCTCGGCTATGACGACGAAAAGCTCCGGCGGCTTGCGCAGGAGGCGGTCGACGCAGGTTTCGACCACATCAAGATGAAGGTCGGGCGTGACCTCGACGACGATATCCGCCGGCTGAGGATTGCCCGCGAAGTGATCGGCCCCGACCGGTACCTGATGATCGATGCGAACCAGGTTTGGGAGGTGGGCGAGGCAATCGAATGGGTGCAAAAGCTCGCCTTTGCCCAGCCCTTCTTCATCGAGGAGCCGACGAGCCCGGACGATGTCGCCGGACACCGCAAGATCCGCGAAGCGATCGGCCCGGTCAAGGTCGCGACCGGCGAGATGTGCCAGAACCGTATCATGTTCAAGCAGTTCATCGCCGAAGGCGCGATCGACATCGTGCAGATCGATTCCTGCCGTATGGGTGGCCTGAACGAGGTGCTGGCGGTGCTGCTGATCGCCGCCAAATACGGACTGCCCGTCTGGCCGCACGCCGGCGGCGTCGGCCTCTGCGAATATGTGCAGCACCTTTCCATGATCGATTACGTTGCCGTTTCCGGCACGAAGGACGGGCGGGTGATCGAGTATGTCGACCACCTGCACGAACATTTCCTGGATCCGTGCGTGATCCGCAACGCCGCTTACATGCCGCCCGAGCGGCCCGGCTTCTCGATCGAGATGAAGCAGCAATCGATCGAGGACTACACGTTTAACGGCTGA
- a CDS encoding fumarylacetoacetate hydrolase family protein, giving the protein MKFLRYGEPGQEKPGLLGSDGIIRDISGHVPDLAAGALDPGKLDELAKLDVAALPAVSGNPRLGPCVAGTGKFICIGLNYSDHAAETGATVPPEPIIFMKATSAIVGPNDDLILPRGSEKTDWEVELGIVIGKTAKYVSEAEALDYVAGYCTVHDVSERAFQTERHGQWTKGKSCDTFGPTGPWLVTKDEVADPQDLAMWLKVNGETMQDGSTKTMVYGAAYLVSYLSQFMSLRPGDIISTGTPPGVGMGMKPPRYLKAGDIVELGIEGLGSQKQRVRADT; this is encoded by the coding sequence TATTTCCGGCCACGTTCCCGATCTCGCCGCAGGCGCGCTCGACCCCGGCAAGCTTGACGAACTCGCGAAGCTCGATGTCGCGGCGCTGCCTGCCGTGTCCGGCAATCCGAGGCTTGGTCCCTGCGTCGCAGGTACGGGCAAGTTCATATGCATCGGCCTCAACTATTCCGATCATGCTGCCGAGACGGGCGCGACCGTGCCGCCGGAGCCGATCATCTTCATGAAGGCGACCTCCGCCATCGTCGGGCCGAACGACGATCTGATCCTGCCGCGGGGTTCGGAGAAGACCGACTGGGAAGTGGAACTCGGCATCGTCATCGGAAAGACGGCGAAATATGTGAGCGAAGCCGAGGCGCTCGACTACGTCGCCGGCTATTGCACGGTCCACGATGTCTCCGAACGCGCTTTCCAGACGGAACGTCACGGTCAGTGGACGAAGGGCAAGTCCTGCGACACCTTCGGGCCGACCGGCCCGTGGCTCGTCACTAAGGACGAGGTGGCGGACCCGCAAGATCTCGCAATGTGGCTGAAGGTCAACGGCGAGACGATGCAGGACGGCTCGACCAAGACGATGGTCTACGGCGCCGCCTATCTCGTCTCTTATCTCTCGCAGTTCATGTCGCTGCGTCCCGGTGATATTATCTCGACGGGCACGCCGCCGGGCGTCGGCATGGGCATGAAGCCGCCGCGCTATCTGAAGGCCGGCGACATCGTCGAACTCGGCATAGAGGGCCTCGGCAGCCAGAAGCAGCGCGTTCGCGCCGACACCTGA